From the Saccharobesus litoralis genome, one window contains:
- a CDS encoding TonB-dependent receptor, which produces MSVKFKISSVAAAISFALLNTTSIQAQEKDNDTEVIEVTGFKASLLKSLNNKRNTDTVSDSIFAEDIGKSADQDIGEALQRVTGVSIQRGQGAGETEGTTVTVRGAGPNLNNISLNGIVLTSNTENQAVDLSAYSADILNSIEVIKTASADQDEGSLGANIELKTFRPLDASKNRRVVELQGRYDDYAEENDYKISGSFSEKFLDETLGVYVTAFKETQSSRRDMFYTDQLKLFSADNAIDQHTGQLTGPVTGYINGQNGFKLFQNNMDRQGFTTSLQWAISDNSELVLGVTQADQLMETDDNTIGSLGSLEPYQDEDLARILDPQDPWLVYNSENQMFTKKLDRQARGRTARLQSGVETENSVYSLEFSHYFTDTLRMDIRGGYSKTKADDDYYSYLNSNNYAHVSDDALRAVDASVIEPTGYDCTSGQCYIVTGTGLVDFGPGQTGAAGESNKDNVITTAYNPDDLNAIHLQQAVSRDRIMTDKQKSLYVDFDWDLDLGPIRKIEFGTKFQKREKDVFNQQYWFEGVPQPLGQDALGIGIDSIRLSQVTDGQTPFGDNFLADLGYARTNNTDGWWTLNARKAFALLFENDNVRTKPKLSNDRQIELDNFAAYAKASFAFLDDTLTGNIGLRYVESEVASLGYSSLDWQNNAVSDRNLIKIATDTSLAACTPTQLYNNGVDDEDGYKLAGGFDANGNWGPIAEQSCYDVDYDLGPAQRSRYADGSVPEDPEEFSSTASNDVDMWLPSMTLNYNLSDDMIVRFAASKTMARPRIDSLKPSMEMREFVWGAGNSTMKLSNPYLEPLESENLDLSYEWYFNEGGALTVALFHKDMSNFEEDASINGHWQDLRGVTSEELKQLDPTSEILIEKPGGKALKYDDAQAQGINCMIDRRHKWQTNALSSSEECDTIIAEVIRNGAGGTNKGIEIGYNQNYDFLNGWMAGLGTAINYTYSDSKTDAETGLLNTELAALPMENISKHTYNVSTFWEQDGNLVRLAYNYRSDSLARRSFESGALWNEGGGQLDLSANYQINDHFTLTFNAVNLNNRKSRQYYTNLTEEKVNIEGNAMEGEANKSRTIREWTSGTVYRLGLRATF; this is translated from the coding sequence ATGTCCGTAAAATTTAAAATCAGTTCAGTTGCTGCCGCGATTTCATTCGCCCTTTTAAACACAACAAGCATTCAAGCGCAGGAAAAAGACAACGACACTGAAGTCATTGAAGTGACGGGGTTTAAAGCCAGTTTATTAAAATCGCTCAATAATAAGCGCAATACGGATACGGTAAGTGATTCTATTTTTGCCGAAGATATTGGTAAATCCGCTGACCAAGACATTGGTGAAGCGTTGCAACGGGTTACAGGGGTATCGATTCAACGTGGTCAAGGTGCAGGAGAAACAGAAGGTACGACAGTAACGGTTCGAGGAGCTGGCCCAAATTTAAATAATATTTCGCTTAATGGCATAGTGTTAACCAGTAATACGGAAAACCAAGCCGTAGATTTAAGCGCATATTCAGCTGACATTCTAAATTCAATTGAAGTTATTAAGACTGCATCAGCTGATCAAGATGAAGGCAGCTTGGGTGCTAATATCGAATTAAAAACATTCCGCCCGTTGGATGCATCGAAAAATCGTCGCGTTGTCGAATTACAAGGGCGATATGACGATTACGCTGAAGAAAATGATTATAAAATTTCTGGCTCGTTTTCAGAGAAATTTTTAGATGAGACTTTAGGCGTGTATGTCACAGCGTTTAAAGAAACCCAATCTTCTCGACGCGATATGTTTTATACCGACCAACTTAAATTGTTTAGCGCAGACAATGCCATTGACCAACATACCGGACAATTAACCGGTCCGGTTACGGGTTATATTAATGGACAAAATGGCTTTAAACTTTTCCAAAATAATATGGATCGCCAAGGGTTTACAACTTCGTTGCAGTGGGCGATTTCAGACAATTCAGAGTTGGTGTTAGGGGTAACTCAAGCGGATCAATTAATGGAAACTGACGACAATACAATTGGTTCGTTAGGTTCGCTTGAGCCGTATCAGGATGAAGATTTAGCGCGGATCTTGGATCCTCAAGATCCTTGGTTGGTATACAACAGTGAAAACCAAATGTTTACCAAAAAGTTAGATCGCCAAGCACGGGGGCGCACTGCACGATTACAATCTGGGGTTGAAACTGAAAATAGCGTATACAGCTTAGAGTTTAGTCATTATTTTACCGACACATTGCGCATGGACATTCGTGGCGGTTATTCAAAAACCAAAGCCGATGATGATTACTATAGTTATTTAAACTCCAATAACTATGCGCATGTCAGTGACGACGCTTTACGTGCAGTTGACGCCAGTGTTATTGAACCCACGGGTTATGACTGTACCTCGGGACAATGCTATATCGTTACCGGCACGGGCTTGGTTGACTTTGGCCCCGGCCAAACCGGAGCCGCCGGAGAAAGTAACAAAGATAATGTGATTACCACAGCCTACAACCCTGATGATTTAAATGCGATTCATTTGCAACAAGCCGTGTCGCGCGACCGTATAATGACTGACAAACAAAAGTCTTTGTATGTTGATTTTGACTGGGATCTCGATTTAGGGCCTATTCGTAAAATTGAATTTGGGACTAAATTTCAAAAACGTGAAAAGGATGTGTTTAATCAACAATATTGGTTTGAAGGTGTACCACAGCCTCTTGGCCAAGATGCATTAGGCATAGGTATTGATTCTATTCGTTTGAGTCAGGTGACAGATGGCCAAACGCCTTTTGGTGATAATTTCTTGGCTGATCTGGGTTATGCGCGTACAAACAATACAGATGGCTGGTGGACGTTAAATGCGAGAAAAGCGTTTGCGTTATTGTTTGAAAACGATAACGTTAGGACAAAACCAAAGTTGTCGAATGACCGTCAAATTGAACTCGACAATTTTGCGGCTTATGCCAAAGCCAGTTTTGCATTTTTAGACGACACGCTGACCGGTAATATTGGTTTACGATACGTAGAATCTGAAGTGGCAAGTTTGGGCTATTCGTCTTTAGATTGGCAAAATAATGCTGTATCTGATCGTAACTTGATTAAAATTGCGACAGACACATCACTTGCCGCTTGTACACCTACACAACTTTATAATAACGGCGTTGATGATGAAGATGGTTATAAATTGGCTGGTGGTTTTGATGCCAATGGTAATTGGGGGCCGATTGCTGAGCAAAGTTGTTATGACGTAGATTATGATTTAGGCCCTGCACAACGTAGCCGATATGCAGATGGCAGTGTACCAGAAGATCCTGAGGAATTTAGTTCTACAGCGAGTAATGACGTAGATATGTGGTTACCGAGTATGACGTTAAATTACAATTTGTCTGACGATATGATAGTACGTTTTGCCGCATCTAAAACCATGGCAAGGCCGCGCATTGATTCATTAAAACCGAGTATGGAAATGCGTGAATTTGTCTGGGGTGCTGGAAACTCTACAATGAAACTAAGCAATCCTTATCTTGAACCTCTTGAATCAGAAAATCTCGACTTATCTTATGAGTGGTATTTCAATGAAGGGGGAGCATTGACGGTTGCTCTTTTCCATAAGGATATGAGTAATTTTGAAGAAGATGCTTCAATCAATGGTCATTGGCAAGATTTACGCGGTGTCACCTCAGAAGAGTTAAAACAATTAGACCCAACCTCAGAAATATTGATCGAGAAACCAGGCGGTAAAGCATTAAAATACGACGATGCGCAAGCGCAAGGCATTAACTGTATGATTGATCGTCGCCATAAATGGCAAACGAATGCGTTGAGTTCATCAGAAGAGTGCGACACCATAATTGCTGAAGTTATCCGTAATGGCGCTGGTGGGACTAACAAAGGTATTGAAATTGGCTATAACCAAAACTATGACTTCTTAAATGGTTGGATGGCAGGTTTAGGTACAGCGATAAACTATACTTATTCTGATTCGAAAACGGATGCCGAAACTGGGCTGTTAAATACTGAGTTAGCCGCTTTACCCATGGAGAATATCTCTAAGCATACTTACAATGTTTCTACATTCTGGGAGCAAGATGGCAACTTAGTTCGCTTAGCCTATAACTATAGAAGTGACTCTTTAGCCAGACGTTCGTTTGAGTCTGGGGCTTTATGGAATGAAGGAGGCGGTCAGCTCGATTTATCAGCCAACTATCAAATTAACGATCACTTTACGTTAACGTTTAATGCAGTTAATTTAAATAACCGTAAAAGTCGCCAGTATTACACCAATTTAACTGAAGAAAAGGTGAATATTGAAGGTAATGCCATGGAAGGGGAAGCCAATAAATCGCGAACTATTCGTGAATGGACCTCTGGAACCGTTTACCGTTTAGGTTTGCGAGCCACATTTTAA
- a CDS encoding AraC family transcriptional regulator yields MQQLKPVEKINAHTYWENIKVDPILSSMRGHVHCTYYSELDKKWCREQINDPYCRLYLVSKGRGHLLIQDKEITLEPGYLYLIPSNTQHSHSCDSEIHFYWCHFQVESGYGLDLFDILELPIRCKTQEPNTDEQLMQRLVELNSDSATWRILQRSACLLNLLAPFFKTAVETDMLDSKVDYFLVIRFINEHLDQAITLEQLAAINKASPEHFNRKFKQVFGIPPIAYVTKKRIQKSQALLQDTQFPVKKVGALCGFTDPYHFSKMFKKYVGVSPNHYRKKK; encoded by the coding sequence ATGCAACAATTGAAGCCAGTAGAAAAGATTAACGCGCATACCTACTGGGAGAATATTAAAGTTGACCCGATATTGTCGAGTATGCGTGGACATGTCCATTGCACCTATTATAGTGAGCTGGATAAAAAGTGGTGCCGCGAACAAATCAATGATCCCTACTGTCGTTTGTACTTGGTCAGTAAAGGTCGAGGCCACTTATTGATACAGGATAAAGAGATAACGTTAGAGCCAGGTTACCTTTATCTTATTCCTTCAAATACTCAGCACAGTCATAGTTGTGATAGCGAAATTCATTTTTATTGGTGTCATTTTCAAGTTGAATCCGGTTATGGTTTGGACTTGTTTGATATTCTTGAATTACCAATAAGATGTAAAACACAAGAGCCAAATACCGACGAACAGCTTATGCAGCGCCTAGTTGAGCTAAATAGTGATAGTGCGACTTGGCGAATATTGCAGAGGTCAGCCTGTTTATTAAATTTACTTGCTCCGTTTTTTAAAACAGCAGTTGAAACAGATATGTTAGATAGCAAAGTGGATTATTTTTTAGTGATCCGCTTTATTAACGAGCATCTTGATCAAGCGATCACCTTGGAGCAATTAGCGGCGATCAATAAAGCGTCGCCGGAACATTTCAATCGTAAATTTAAACAAGTATTTGGCATTCCTCCTATTGCTTACGTGACTAAAAAACGTATTCAAAAATCGCAAGCCTTGTTGCAAGACACCCAATTCCCTGTGAAAAAAGTGGGGGCATTATGTGGCTTTACTGACCCATACCACTTTTCTAAAATGTTCAAAAAATACGTAGGTGTGTCACCTAATCATTATCGAAAGAAAAAATAA